A region from the Sandaracinus amylolyticus genome encodes:
- a CDS encoding TlpA family protein disulfide reductase, translating into MRTVRFLISIALLVAPLAGCGSNDPGGPDAGSTTADSGDPAQCAPPEGPYGTSEGRTLRPFTLNRCDGTPFEFYGADEGYCDASLTVLTIAAGWCQPCHMEAALIQANIAEAYADRGVRVVQVLIQDPGPAPPTPEYCQQWVENYGITFPELTDPNQLTQIYFPDNALPATLIVDSNGVIVHHEVGVSNELETITAALDRLLGE; encoded by the coding sequence ATGCGCACCGTTCGTTTCCTCATCTCGATCGCGCTCCTCGTCGCTCCGCTCGCGGGCTGCGGCTCGAACGACCCGGGCGGTCCCGACGCCGGCTCGACCACCGCGGACTCGGGCGACCCGGCCCAGTGCGCGCCGCCCGAGGGCCCGTACGGCACGAGCGAGGGGCGCACGCTGCGCCCGTTCACGCTCAACCGCTGCGACGGCACGCCCTTCGAGTTCTACGGCGCGGACGAGGGCTACTGTGATGCCTCGCTCACCGTTTTGACGATCGCGGCCGGTTGGTGCCAACCGTGTCACATGGAAGCCGCGCTCATCCAGGCGAACATCGCGGAGGCGTATGCCGACCGCGGCGTCCGCGTCGTCCAGGTCCTGATCCAGGATCCCGGGCCCGCGCCGCCGACGCCGGAGTACTGCCAGCAGTGGGTCGAGAACTACGGGATCACGTTCCCCGAGCTCACCGATCCGAACCAGCTGACGCAGATCTACTTCCCCGACAACGCGCTGCCCGCGACGCTGATCGTCGACTCGAACGGCGTCATCGTGCACCACGAGGTCGGCGTCTCGAACGAGCTCGAGACGATCACGGCCGCGCTCGATCGACTGCTCGGCGAGTGA
- a CDS encoding ChaN family lipoprotein, whose amino-acid sequence MIARALFAASAALVLLACGGAPAATERTTPQPSRPIDAPIVDVRTGARMTLEELAIALDDARVVYVGERHDAPADHEAQRAIIAALLARGGSLAIGMEMFQRPFQAPLDAYVARSIDEAEMLRATEWQERWNMDFALYRPILELARDAGAPVIALNARRELTRTIAREGDAALTPELRAELPAEMVTDDAAHRAMIMEAFGEHPGMEPAMLERFYLAQLVWDETMAERVASTLASEGAPARMVVLAGRVHVQGGLGIPRRAARRGAAPYRVVMPLLEEELGDAAELCDYAFVVTE is encoded by the coding sequence TTGATCGCGCGTGCTCTCTTCGCGGCGTCGGCCGCGCTCGTGCTCCTGGCGTGCGGTGGCGCGCCGGCAGCGACCGAGCGCACGACGCCGCAGCCGTCTCGGCCGATCGACGCGCCGATCGTCGACGTGCGCACCGGCGCGCGGATGACGCTCGAGGAGCTCGCCATCGCGCTCGACGACGCGCGCGTCGTCTACGTCGGCGAGCGACACGACGCGCCGGCCGATCACGAGGCACAGCGCGCGATCATCGCGGCGCTGCTCGCGCGCGGCGGATCGCTCGCGATCGGCATGGAGATGTTCCAGCGCCCGTTCCAGGCGCCGCTCGACGCGTACGTCGCGCGCTCGATCGACGAAGCGGAGATGCTGCGTGCGACCGAGTGGCAGGAGCGCTGGAACATGGACTTCGCGCTCTACCGGCCGATCCTCGAGCTCGCGCGCGATGCGGGGGCCCCGGTGATCGCGCTCAACGCGCGGCGCGAGCTGACGCGCACGATCGCGCGCGAGGGCGATGCCGCGCTCACGCCCGAGCTGCGCGCCGAGCTTCCCGCGGAGATGGTCACCGACGACGCGGCGCACCGCGCGATGATCATGGAGGCGTTCGGCGAGCACCCCGGGATGGAGCCCGCGATGCTCGAGCGCTTCTACCTCGCGCAGCTCGTGTGGGACGAGACGATGGCGGAGCGCGTCGCGTCGACGCTCGCGAGCGAAGGCGCGCCGGCGCGCATGGTGGTGCTCGCGGGCCGCGTGCACGTGCAGGGCGGGCTCGGCATCCCGCGGCGCGCCGCGCGTCGAGGCGCGGCGCCGTATCGCGTGGTGATGCCGCTGCTCGAGGAAGAGCTCGGCGATGCCGCCGAGCTCTGTGACTACGCGTTCGTCGTCACCGAGTGA
- a CDS encoding STAS/SEC14 domain-containing protein: MRQTLRAGSFEARVEKRASYLLIVEGDDDITAAQMREYLDAVDRAAERAGTKNVMFDARGNHGPYVADVHAERWEFLTVRTKLERVAVLLPRELDVSRVNMTAIAKRGKARVRAFADEAAAEKWLSSG, encoded by the coding sequence ATGCGCCAGACGCTCCGGGCTGGATCCTTCGAGGCGCGCGTCGAGAAGCGCGCGTCGTACCTGCTGATCGTCGAAGGCGACGACGACATCACGGCCGCGCAGATGCGCGAGTACCTCGACGCCGTCGATCGCGCCGCCGAGCGCGCCGGGACCAAGAACGTGATGTTCGACGCGCGGGGCAACCACGGTCCGTACGTCGCCGACGTGCACGCCGAGCGCTGGGAGTTCCTCACGGTGCGCACGAAGCTCGAGCGCGTCGCGGTGCTGCTGCCCCGCGAGCTCGACGTGTCGCGGGTCAACATGACGGCGATCGCGAAGCGCGGGAAGGCACGCGTGCGCGCCTTCGCCGACGAGGCCGCCGCCGAGAAGTGGCTCTCGAGCGGCTGA
- a CDS encoding TlpA family protein disulfide reductase, whose amino-acid sequence MKLSRLSLVLALGATIAAASIAAVPASTPVLGASSALARVGGRPPPFTLPAATGGPSRDEFRMADHLGQHPVVILFWATWCVPCQQELPFYQSLYERYRDRGLRIVGISMDDARTVMRAGPAARRLGVTFDVVTDLDTRITTQINPRRSAPFSIWVDRDGRIVWEREGFAPAEQQAISEGVARLVGQ is encoded by the coding sequence ATGAAGCTCTCACGACTGTCGCTCGTGCTCGCGCTCGGCGCGACGATCGCTGCCGCGTCGATCGCGGCGGTGCCGGCGAGCACGCCGGTCCTCGGTGCATCGAGCGCGCTCGCGCGCGTCGGCGGTCGGCCTCCGCCGTTCACGCTGCCCGCCGCGACCGGCGGTCCGTCGCGCGACGAGTTCCGCATGGCCGATCACCTCGGGCAGCACCCCGTCGTGATCCTGTTCTGGGCGACGTGGTGCGTGCCCTGCCAGCAGGAGCTGCCGTTCTACCAGTCGCTCTACGAGCGCTATCGTGATCGCGGGCTGCGCATCGTCGGCATCAGCATGGACGACGCGCGCACCGTGATGCGCGCCGGTCCGGCGGCGCGCCGATTGGGCGTGACGTTCGACGTCGTGACCGACCTCGACACGCGCATCACCACGCAGATCAACCCGCGCCGCAGCGCGCCGTTCAGCATCTGGGTGGATCGCGACGGCCGCATCGTGTGGGAGCGCGAGGGCTTCGCGCCCGCCGAGCAGCAGGCGATCAGCGAGGGCGTCGCGCGCCTCGTCGGGCAGTGA
- a CDS encoding type II secretion system protein yields MRSRKRAARRKRAGMTLVEVMIVVIIMAMIATAVGLAVLPAARDSRERQARADAATMQSAALLYLASGHADRCPTTSDLIEAGVINAPSRARDPWDHELLIECDGDDVRVRSIGADGRPGTEDDIL; encoded by the coding sequence ATGCGCTCGAGGAAGAGAGCGGCGCGGCGGAAGCGCGCCGGCATGACGCTGGTCGAGGTGATGATCGTCGTGATCATCATGGCGATGATCGCGACCGCGGTCGGCCTCGCGGTGCTGCCCGCGGCCCGCGACTCGCGCGAGAGGCAGGCGCGCGCCGACGCAGCGACGATGCAGAGCGCGGCCCTGCTCTACCTCGCGAGCGGGCACGCGGACCGGTGCCCGACCACGAGCGATCTGATCGAGGCCGGCGTGATCAACGCGCCGAGCCGCGCGCGCGATCCCTGGGACCACGAGCTCCTGATCGAGTGCGACGGCGACGACGTCCGGGTGCGCTCGATCGGCGCCGATGGTCGGCCTGGCACCGAGGACGACATCCTCTGA
- a CDS encoding cystathionine gamma-synthase, giving the protein MQSDRRHHIDTLAVHAGQEPDPVSGAVMQPIVLASTFAQPSPGQHKGFDYSRSGNPTRQALERCLAALEGGTHGMAFGSGCAAMTTLLHVLKPGDHVVAGDDLYGGSFRILDKVMKPLGIVTTQVDMGDLRAFESALRPETKLVWLETPTNPMLKLVDIAAVSEIARKRGCLVIVDNTFATPVLQRPLELGAHAVVHSTTKYLNGHSDVVGGVIITSDDELAQRVAFLQNAMGGVPGPFDCYMVLRGVKTLHLRMQRHVESARSIAAWLESHPQVEKVHYPGLASHPQHALANRQMKGPGGMISFVVKGGMPAARALLETVEIFVCAESLGGVESLIELPAIMTHGSIPAAQRAALGIHDGLIRISCGVEAHDDLRGDLERALDAARRAS; this is encoded by the coding sequence ATGCAGAGCGATCGTCGCCACCACATCGACACCCTCGCCGTCCACGCAGGCCAGGAGCCCGATCCCGTCTCGGGCGCGGTGATGCAGCCCATCGTGCTCGCGAGCACGTTCGCGCAGCCGAGCCCCGGCCAGCACAAGGGCTTCGACTACTCGCGCAGCGGCAACCCGACGCGTCAGGCGCTCGAGCGTTGTCTCGCCGCGCTCGAGGGCGGCACGCACGGCATGGCGTTCGGCTCGGGCTGCGCCGCGATGACGACGCTGCTCCACGTGCTGAAGCCCGGCGATCACGTCGTCGCGGGCGACGATCTCTACGGCGGATCGTTCCGCATCCTCGACAAGGTGATGAAGCCGCTCGGCATCGTCACCACGCAGGTCGACATGGGCGATCTGCGCGCGTTCGAGAGCGCGCTGCGCCCCGAGACGAAGCTCGTCTGGCTCGAGACGCCGACGAACCCGATGCTCAAGCTCGTCGACATCGCCGCGGTGTCGGAGATCGCGCGCAAGCGCGGGTGCCTCGTGATCGTCGACAACACGTTCGCGACCCCGGTGCTGCAGCGCCCGCTCGAGCTCGGCGCGCACGCGGTCGTGCACTCGACGACGAAGTACCTCAACGGCCACAGCGACGTGGTCGGCGGCGTGATCATCACGAGCGACGACGAGCTCGCGCAGCGCGTCGCGTTCCTGCAGAACGCGATGGGCGGCGTCCCCGGTCCGTTCGACTGCTACATGGTGCTGCGCGGCGTGAAGACGCTGCACCTGCGCATGCAGCGCCACGTCGAGAGCGCGCGCTCGATCGCGGCGTGGCTCGAGTCGCACCCGCAGGTCGAGAAGGTGCACTACCCGGGGCTCGCGTCGCACCCGCAGCACGCGCTCGCGAACCGTCAGATGAAGGGCCCGGGCGGGATGATCTCGTTCGTCGTGAAGGGCGGCATGCCCGCGGCGCGCGCCCTGCTCGAGACCGTCGAGATCTTCGTGTGCGCGGAGAGCCTCGGCGGCGTCGAGTCGCTGATCGAGCTGCCCGCGATCATGACCCACGGCTCGATCCCCGCGGCGCAGCGCGCGGCGCTCGGGATCCACGACGGGCTCATCCGGATCTCGTGCGGCGTCGAGGCGCACGACGATCTGCGGGGCGACCTCGAGCGCGCGCTCGACGCGGCGCGCCGCGCGAGCTGA
- a CDS encoding TetR/AcrR family transcriptional regulator — protein sequence MTAITPRKRPVQARSKATVEAILEASARVLVAGGYAELTTTRVAAAAGVGIGTLYQYFPSKEALVVALLERSMGDLERAIAAAMSALEEPALDDTIEAMIDGLLAAKRARPELKAALRRQLPKVEGEALVRTTMRKLQSLVRGALDAHAEELPGVDRELAAAVLTTAVEGAVSSALDFAPRLLKSREFRDALVDLVRGYLKEAMKKAKKRAR from the coding sequence ATGACCGCGATCACGCCGAGAAAACGGCCCGTGCAGGCCCGGTCGAAGGCGACCGTCGAGGCGATCCTCGAGGCGAGCGCTCGGGTTCTCGTCGCGGGCGGCTACGCGGAGCTCACGACGACGCGCGTGGCCGCGGCGGCAGGCGTGGGGATCGGCACGCTGTACCAGTACTTCCCGTCGAAGGAGGCGCTGGTCGTCGCGCTGCTCGAGCGGAGCATGGGTGATCTCGAGCGCGCGATCGCTGCCGCGATGAGCGCGCTCGAGGAGCCGGCGCTCGACGACACGATCGAAGCGATGATCGACGGCCTGCTCGCGGCGAAGCGCGCGCGGCCGGAGCTGAAGGCCGCGCTGCGACGGCAGCTCCCGAAGGTCGAGGGCGAAGCGCTGGTGCGCACGACGATGCGGAAGCTGCAGTCGCTGGTGCGCGGCGCGCTCGACGCGCACGCGGAGGAGCTGCCGGGCGTCGATCGCGAGCTCGCGGCGGCGGTGCTCACCACCGCGGTGGAGGGCGCGGTGTCGTCGGCGCTCGACTTCGCGCCGCGCCTGCTGAAGTCGCGCGAGTTCCGCGACGCGCTGGTCGATCTCGTGCGCGGCTATCTCAAAGAGGCGATGAAGAAGGCGAAGAAGCGCGCGCGCTGA
- a CDS encoding type IV pilin protein — MTSPPKKRSRALPLLIVLGLAAACIPCTGVIAAVAIPSFISYVRRSKTSEAHANVALLARAVAAAYEDAQPRALPPALSSMPGVPGPERRVWPADAEPGWAELGFAPPPVYYAYEYQPDLDGRGFVVRARGDLDGDGVQSTFEIRGTVDPTSGSIVLAPITVIDELE, encoded by the coding sequence ATGACGAGCCCTCCGAAGAAGCGCAGCCGCGCGCTGCCACTCTTGATCGTCCTCGGCCTCGCGGCCGCGTGCATCCCGTGCACCGGCGTGATCGCGGCGGTCGCGATCCCGTCGTTCATCTCGTACGTGCGTCGCTCGAAGACGAGCGAGGCCCACGCGAACGTCGCGCTGCTCGCGCGCGCGGTCGCGGCGGCGTACGAGGACGCGCAGCCGCGCGCGCTGCCGCCCGCGCTCTCGTCGATGCCGGGCGTGCCGGGGCCCGAGCGACGGGTGTGGCCCGCGGACGCCGAGCCCGGCTGGGCCGAGCTCGGTTTCGCGCCGCCGCCGGTCTACTACGCGTACGAGTACCAGCCGGATCTCGACGGCCGCGGGTTCGTGGTGCGAGCGCGCGGCGACCTCGACGGCGACGGCGTGCAGTCCACGTTCGAGATCCGCGGCACGGTGGACCCGACCTCGGGCTCGATCGTCCTCGCGCCGATCACGGTGATCGACGAGCTCGAGTGA
- a CDS encoding NAD-dependent epimerase/dehydratase family protein gives MKVFVTGATGLLGHHVVHQLREAGHEVIGLVRSDTKARRMIGATGARWVVGDVRDVAAFAHELDGCDAVVHTAAYFREYYQPGDHATLLEDVNVKATLALMREADARGVARFVHTSSSGTIGQKPDGSPGDEDTPPPAIAHENLYFRSKVEGDAKIRAFTPVSGMRVIEILPGWMWGPGDAGPTNAGRLALDFLARRLPGVPPGGTSVVDARDVASATVAAAQRGAHGARYIVGGRPLTLAQIVVSLERASGVAAPRVRIPFWFLMIYATLAELWSRVSGRSVTITRVGVKTMRDGHLVSSARAERDLGVRFRSFDETARDVVAWYREHPIAA, from the coding sequence ATGAAGGTCTTCGTCACGGGCGCGACCGGGCTCCTCGGGCACCACGTGGTGCACCAGCTGCGCGAGGCGGGGCACGAGGTGATCGGCCTCGTGCGCTCCGACACCAAGGCGCGGCGCATGATCGGCGCGACCGGCGCGCGCTGGGTCGTCGGCGACGTGCGCGACGTCGCCGCGTTCGCGCACGAGCTCGACGGCTGCGACGCGGTCGTGCACACCGCGGCGTACTTCCGCGAGTACTACCAGCCCGGCGATCACGCGACGCTGCTGGAGGACGTGAACGTGAAGGCGACGCTCGCGCTCATGCGCGAAGCGGACGCGCGCGGCGTCGCGCGCTTCGTGCACACGAGCTCGAGCGGCACGATCGGCCAGAAGCCCGACGGCTCACCGGGAGACGAGGACACTCCGCCGCCCGCGATCGCGCACGAGAACCTCTACTTCCGCAGCAAGGTCGAGGGCGACGCGAAGATCCGCGCGTTCACGCCGGTGAGCGGCATGCGCGTGATCGAGATCCTGCCCGGCTGGATGTGGGGCCCGGGCGATGCGGGCCCGACCAACGCAGGGCGGCTCGCGCTCGACTTCCTCGCGCGGCGCCTTCCCGGCGTGCCGCCCGGAGGCACCTCGGTCGTCGACGCGCGTGACGTGGCGAGCGCGACCGTCGCGGCAGCGCAGCGCGGCGCGCACGGCGCGCGCTACATCGTCGGCGGTCGACCGCTCACGCTCGCGCAGATCGTCGTGTCGCTCGAGCGCGCGAGCGGCGTCGCCGCGCCGCGGGTGCGCATCCCGTTCTGGTTCTTGATGATCTACGCGACCCTCGCCGAGCTCTGGTCGCGCGTCAGCGGGCGCTCGGTGACGATCACGCGCGTCGGCGTGAAGACGATGCGCGACGGACACCTCGTGAGCTCGGCGCGCGCCGAGCGCGACCTCGGCGTGCGCTTCCGGAGCTTCGACGAGACCGCGCGCGACGTCGTCGCGTGGTACCGCGAGCACCCGATCGCGGCGTGA
- a CDS encoding alpha/beta hydrolase family protein, with translation MRALLFLALLALLTSCGARTTTMTTPPPEPTSTPPTTETAGPPRPEDVPRVGSVHVGLAGASEPDVVRYLLVRTAYAGRLAPDGSWLSFRSSITGEPQLWTVDADGGWPEQRTFGQSVTFHAVSPAGDWIAYGTDRAGNEREGFYLVRPDGTHERELLPPSESFRAFGGFSRDGSKIAYATTDGSSDRFAIRVVDLASGADREVHAGGVGYYVAAWRPDGGALVIGEIRGEDANDLHQLDLATGELTTLFAPREEPSTYQSIEWLPDSSGFYLVSDQGRDFAALAFVDARTRALSFVETPSHDVEQVALSHDGRVLAWTENTGGRSTLQVRDRRTSRAIPIPPDLPPGTYRIAFAEHADVMSIDVSSPRVPGDVWIWDLRDRSLRRATRSTLAGIDATTLVEPEHVDLPARDGETIHGLLYLPPGERSAPPPVLLNVHGGPTAQARPSFSAVQQYLLARGIAIFDLNFRGSTGYGKRYARLDNQRLRPNAVNDMADTLDWLARSGRVDASRAAVMGGSYGGFMTFAALVHFPDRFRAGVSFVGVSDWVTALEGASPQLRASDRLEYGDIDDPGDREFFVQLSPITHIARMRAPLLVEHGANDPRDPVSESDRFVRAARAQDVEVEYLRFPDEGHGVRQLRNRVHMYRQIAAFLERHLR, from the coding sequence ATGCGCGCTCTCCTCTTCCTCGCGCTGCTCGCGCTCCTCACGAGCTGCGGCGCTCGCACCACCACGATGACGACACCTCCGCCCGAGCCGACTTCCACTCCACCGACCACCGAGACCGCGGGCCCGCCGCGTCCCGAGGACGTGCCGCGAGTCGGCTCGGTGCACGTCGGCCTCGCCGGCGCGAGCGAGCCCGACGTCGTTCGGTATCTGCTCGTGCGCACCGCGTACGCGGGCCGCCTCGCGCCCGACGGATCCTGGCTCTCGTTCCGCAGCTCGATCACGGGCGAGCCGCAGCTCTGGACCGTCGACGCCGACGGCGGATGGCCCGAGCAGCGCACGTTCGGACAGTCGGTCACGTTCCACGCCGTGTCGCCCGCGGGCGACTGGATCGCGTACGGCACCGATCGCGCGGGCAACGAGCGCGAGGGGTTCTATCTCGTGCGCCCCGACGGGACGCACGAGCGCGAGCTGCTCCCGCCCAGCGAGTCGTTCCGCGCGTTCGGCGGCTTCTCGCGCGACGGATCGAAGATCGCGTACGCCACGACCGACGGCTCGAGCGATCGCTTCGCGATCCGGGTGGTCGACCTCGCGAGCGGCGCCGATCGCGAGGTGCACGCGGGCGGCGTGGGCTACTACGTCGCGGCGTGGCGGCCCGACGGTGGCGCGCTGGTGATCGGCGAGATCCGCGGCGAGGACGCGAACGATCTGCACCAGCTCGATCTCGCGACGGGCGAGCTCACGACGCTCTTCGCGCCGCGCGAGGAGCCCTCGACGTACCAGTCGATCGAGTGGCTGCCCGACTCGAGCGGGTTCTATCTCGTGAGCGATCAGGGGCGCGACTTCGCAGCGCTCGCGTTCGTCGATGCGCGGACGCGCGCGCTCTCGTTCGTCGAGACGCCGTCGCACGACGTCGAGCAGGTCGCGCTCTCGCACGACGGGCGCGTGCTGGCGTGGACCGAGAACACCGGCGGGCGCTCGACGCTGCAGGTGCGCGATCGCCGCACGAGCCGCGCGATCCCGATTCCTCCGGATCTCCCGCCCGGTACCTACCGCATCGCCTTCGCGGAGCACGCGGACGTGATGTCGATCGACGTCTCGAGCCCGCGCGTGCCCGGCGACGTGTGGATCTGGGATCTGCGCGACCGCTCGCTCCGGCGCGCCACGCGCTCGACGCTCGCGGGGATCGACGCGACGACGCTCGTCGAGCCGGAGCACGTCGACCTGCCGGCGCGCGACGGCGAGACGATCCACGGATTGCTCTATCTGCCGCCCGGGGAGCGCAGCGCGCCGCCGCCGGTGCTGCTGAACGTGCACGGAGGACCGACCGCACAGGCGCGTCCGTCGTTCTCCGCGGTGCAGCAATATCTACTGGCGCGCGGAATCGCGATCTTCGACCTCAATTTCCGCGGCTCGACCGGGTACGGGAAGCGCTATGCGCGACTCGACAACCAGCGACTGCGCCCGAACGCGGTGAACGACATGGCCGACACGCTCGACTGGCTCGCTCGCAGCGGCCGTGTCGACGCGTCACGCGCCGCGGTCATGGGCGGGAGCTACGGCGGATTCATGACGTTCGCAGCGCTGGTGCACTTCCCCGATCGATTCCGCGCCGGCGTCTCGTTCGTCGGAGTCAGCGACTGGGTCACTGCGCTCGAGGGTGCCAGTCCGCAATTGCGCGCTTCGGATCGATTGGAGTACGGCGACATCGACGATCCGGGAGATCGCGAGTTCTTCGTGCAGCTCTCGCCGATCACGCACATCGCGCGGATGCGCGCGCCCCTGCTCGTCGAGCACGGCGCGAACGATCCACGCGATCCGGTGAGCGAGTCCGACCGCTTCGTGCGCGCGGCGCGCGCCCAGGACGTCGAGGTCGAGTACCTGCGCTTCCCCGACGAGGGCCACGGCGTGCGCCAGCTGCGCAATCGAGTGCACATGTATCGGCAGATCGCCGCGTTCCTCGAGCGGCACCTCCGCTGA
- a CDS encoding phosphatase PAP2 family protein, which produces MRGRLVLVSLAVVGVALSHRVASAQSVDTRRTPVVPHSSSALTGSLVTLGSGVRLFLFTPTIEQRMVAGSWRGGVLLDEPFRGAFRLSAVDAQEIARVISDVSLMATVFQAAAIDATLVPLVQGDPDLAWQASAAYALALGLTLSVGQVIKLGAGRARPYSRECADDPSRPGCTDGQDTYQSFYSLHTGVAFTSAGFSCAMHASRGLYDDDVADGASCAVSVAMATTTGMLRVLSDRHYLSDVLVGALTGFLVGYLVPLALVPERGEQHAGHREAPDVTWAVAPLLSTSTSSTSGQTVGASVFGTF; this is translated from the coding sequence GTGAGGGGAAGGCTGGTCCTGGTCTCGCTCGCGGTCGTGGGCGTCGCGCTGTCGCATCGCGTCGCGTCCGCACAATCGGTCGACACACGACGCACGCCCGTCGTCCCGCACTCGAGCTCGGCGCTCACCGGGAGCCTCGTGACGCTCGGCTCGGGCGTGCGGCTCTTCCTCTTCACGCCGACGATCGAGCAGCGCATGGTCGCGGGGTCCTGGCGCGGCGGCGTGCTCCTCGACGAGCCATTCCGCGGTGCGTTCCGGCTGAGCGCCGTCGACGCGCAAGAGATCGCGCGCGTGATCAGCGACGTCTCGCTGATGGCGACCGTCTTCCAGGCTGCGGCGATCGACGCCACGCTGGTGCCGCTCGTCCAGGGCGATCCCGATCTCGCGTGGCAGGCGAGCGCCGCGTACGCGCTCGCGCTCGGGCTCACGCTGAGCGTCGGACAGGTGATCAAGCTGGGCGCGGGGCGCGCGCGACCGTACTCGCGCGAGTGCGCGGACGATCCGTCGCGACCGGGATGCACCGACGGTCAGGACACGTACCAGTCGTTCTACAGCCTGCACACCGGCGTCGCGTTCACGTCGGCGGGCTTCTCGTGCGCGATGCACGCATCGCGCGGGCTCTACGACGACGACGTGGCGGACGGTGCGTCGTGCGCGGTCTCGGTCGCGATGGCCACGACGACGGGCATGCTGCGCGTGCTCTCCGATCGACACTATCTGTCCGACGTGCTCGTCGGCGCGCTCACGGGGTTCCTCGTCGGATATCTGGTGCCGCTCGCGCTCGTGCCCGAGCGAGGCGAGCAGCACGCCGGGCACCGCGAGGCGCCCGACGTGACGTGGGCGGTGGCGCCGCTGCTCTCGACGTCGACGTCGAGCACCAGCGGCCAGACCGTCGGCGCGAGCGTGTTCGGGACGTTCTGA